Part of the Athalia rosae chromosome 2, iyAthRosa1.1, whole genome shotgun sequence genome, TAGTTGAAAGAAAGAGCAAGAGTGGGTGCAGCATGACCTTGAAGACGATTTACACAAGCTCCACTTCCTTCTCTAGAAGAGTCGATGAGATGGATTGCACCTTCCTCGGACCCCGTTGCTATCAAACATGCTCCCATTTGCGGACAGAATGTTGAACGCACCAAATATTGTCTAGTAATTGAGAAATATGCATTTAATCTCTGAATTGGTGAAGCTatgtgaaagaataaaaattcattactcACCTGTGCTTTACAGGGTATTTCCTCCACAGCGAGAGCGTTCCTTGATTATCAATGATCCGGTACAGACATACACTGTTGGAGGCACTACTTAATAAGAGCGTGGGCCACGGAAATTCTTTGGAAAGCCAAGAACGCCAGGTAAGAGCGGTGACAGCCCCCCCAATTCTGTCAATCCGTCGGAGCTTGGTCAAATGACCCGAACCCACCTCCAATTGACAAGATACTACAGAGCCTCTGTCATTTCCTGCCCACACTAAAGAACCACCACCACTTTCTTCACAGGCTAGAGCTAAGATCTTAAATCGAACAAAACCACGAATAAGTAATTGTGAGGCCATGGAAACACTTTCATCGACAATAGAAATTTAATGTCAGAAAACCGAcctttcctccaatttttgcAGAACCTCCTCGTGGATAAATTCCTGTGGACACATTCAGGACTTGCAAAAGTCCATGAGAGTTGCCAGCTACTACCAAGTTATTGTTAGCTGGAAGAAAAGCGCAGCACAGAATTGCGGCGTGGAGTTGATCTTTAACGGTTCGCAAACAGTATGTTTTGGAGCGATCAGGATCACCTGCACCAGAATGAAGCGATGTGCTTTGCACGCCCCAAAGTCGAATCGTAGCATCTAGAGAGGAGGATACTATCAAATCGTTACTGACACTCCAGTCAATAGCAGTAACTCCTTTTTCATGACCTTTCAAAAGTGCAACCACTTTGGGTGGCGTTCCGGTAGTGCCAGTTACCTCACAAATTGAAATAACACCATCTAACGAGGAACAGCACAGTTTTGATCTGTCATTGTTTGCAAACTTGAGCATTGAAATAGCTGCAGAGTGCTGGTCAAATATGTGATGAACTCCAACAAAGGCATAGTTTTCAGCAATAGATTTTTTTGACTGTGACATTCCTTGTAACCTACTAGAACCTTCTGAAAACGGTGATTGAAGTCCTGGACTATTGAAATTGACTTTCAGGTCATTCTCTGACAATCTCGAAATGCTACAGCTTCGAATGCTTGCTGATCGACTCCGGCTGCTAAGACTAGCACCACTAGGTTCTCCAATATTTCCATATCTACGCTGCAATAACTGGGAGCGTATCTTTAGATACTGTATTTGCACATCGGATTCCTTGGCAAATTTTTCTCTGAGTAGTTGGGAACGCCGACGTATGTATAAagtttctgaaaaaaagaatgactgttcatcgacgaaaattcaaatttaaaaatgaaaaattgccaGTCGCTAATATCGATAGTGAGATCGATACAATCGACATCCGACTTCATCATGTCAAATTTTCACATGTGACATCTGTCAAGCAAGTGTCAAATATGTCAAAGGGACATGATGATTTCACCATATGTCATTCAATTCAGGTTATTTCCAActgacagaattttttttttatgctacGTACTGAGATTTGGTTGATTTAACGCTCGGTGGGAATTGTATTTAGCATCGAGCGCAAATACCTGCTGACGCCACATGGAACCCATCTTGTACAATTATCCTGGTATTTTGGGTGTAAACTCCGATGTACTATAAACATTGAGATAGATAATTACACAAATGACTACAATGGATAGCGTGTGGCTCAACGAATGCAGACGTTGGTATGGCTATTGCTAGCTTTGTAGTGTTATCTACTTTCAATGGTGTAGCCTGCCTACTGTGTGACTGCTGTGACCATTTTGTCTGTCCATTTTGTCGGGAAAACCCCTGCTGTTACGTCATCGGTACAACATCGGTGTAAACAACGCATTTCTATTCTATTgtctctgtttatttgtttctttcgtttgTATACCAATTTTACTGGCCTTGTGAAAATTACAATAGGCCGATGCGAATATTGTCATTGACGGAAGAAAAGGCAAAGCGGAAGGAAATTTCACAGGTGAGTTTTTGACAGAATAATGATCTAAAGTAGTCACACcagtttattaaaaattttaggttaagtaattttttgttcttgaacTACTTATGCACTGCTCTTGACCAGTAACCAGTGATGATTGTTAAACTTccaatgataattttatgtgCAGATTGCCTCATAATGATCTGTATCTACTGGAAAAGTGGGTTGAAAAATACAGTGAAAACAACTGGAGACCAAGCTGTGATGATGTACTATATTCTGTACATGTCAAAGAGTCTTACTTTGACCACACAAGATTTTCCGCATGgttgaaaacaaaacaatGTACCAAACATTTTTGGCTTTATGATATATTGTATCTCTTGCAAATGTGAAACCTCCTTGCCGAGATCTACTGCAATCCagtattgaaattttgttcTACAACGGAATTATTCCAGGTTTTCTATTGTAAAAATCTCAGCTTTTAcagaaatggaataaaaatataaagaaccTTCATAGCGCAAAGCATATATTAGATactcttcaaaaaatcttgTTTTAGGCAAGTTCAG contains:
- the LOC105689408 gene encoding WD repeat-containing protein 13-like, which encodes MGSMWRQQVFALDAKYNSHRALNQPNLKTLYIRRRSQLLREKFAKESDVQIQYLKIRSQLLQRRYGNIGEPSGASLSSRSRSASIRSCSISRLSENDLKVNFNSPGLQSPFSEGSSRLQGMSQSKKSIAENYAFVGVHHIFDQHSAAISMLKFANNDRSKLCCSSLDGVISICEVTGTTGTPPKVVALLKGHEKGVTAIDWSVSNDLIVSSSLDATIRLWGVQSTSLHSGAGDPDRSKTYCLRTVKDQLHAAILCCAFLPANNNLVVAGNSHGLLQVLNVSTGIYPRGGSAKIGGKILALACEESGGGSLVWAGNDRGSVVSCQLEVGSGHLTKLRRIDRIGGAVTALTWRSWLSKEFPWPTLLLSSASNSVCLYRIIDNQGTLSLWRKYPVKHRQYLVRSTFCPQMGACLIATGSEEGAIHLIDSSREGSGACVNRLQGHAAPTLALSFNYDESLLATADHQGLIIVWRNHHQHHHP